In Penaeus vannamei isolate JL-2024 chromosome 24, ASM4276789v1, whole genome shotgun sequence, the genomic stretch caataatgaggatatgaGCAGTTTACATTATGCAGTCAGATCCCTGTGAGTCATAAGCACACTAAGTAACATTTGAATAAAGTGTGAATTGTGGAGAGACCTATAGAATAGTTGGAAGACCTGGAATAGAACATGTGTTCTGCTATGCTAAAAGCAGTGAGGTATTTATAACATCTTGTGCTACCATTACTGACaatattgaagaagaagaaggagaaaaagaagaaaaaaaccttcATGTGATGACTGCCTGCTTATATTATACAGGCCAAACCAATGAAAGATAACTCTAAACTGAACCCCTCCCCCAGCACTCCCGACTCAGTACTTTATACCTCCATCTGTAAGTGGTTGAGATCAATAGCTCAGGGTGTGCAGCTCGGTAAAGAAGAACTATAcacaaaatattaataatcacaaaaaatctTAACAAACCTTTCCTTGGCCCGTTTTCTAACTTCCAAGCTGTGCCAGGAGCTCGCAGATCCCAGCCCACAATGGAACCATAGACAGTGGCATAAGTCagcacagactgacaacctgtaacaataaatgaataaaaatattcatcATCTGGAAAGCTCTTTTATTGTCTAAATCTCTATCACATAATTTCAGAAGAATATGCACTAAGTGTGTAACAAATCATAAGGATCTATTGTGTACTGCctaacaaatgaacaaatgtaATATATCTTCCATAAAACAATTCAATATAACAATGAAATAGTAAAGTCTCTAAAGTCAGTATATGAAAATTAATACATTTTAAAGATATGCACATAAATtactaaaaatcaaataaaaagcaaaattaaATCAGAAAaactatatttattctttttagcaAATAATTGGATGGATAAACTACAGAGAGGTCTCACCTGTATCAAAGTAATTCATGTCTACCACATACCCATCTTCTTCTGTATTTAACTGTCTGCTACTCACAAGACTCATTTTATCCAGCCTTGACgacaagaagacaagaagaaaaatgaaacagaaaaaaactgggAAGGAGGACTAGAGATAATAACAAATGTTTTTATTCTCTAACTCATGATACTGTACTTTCACTTCATATATCACagctataattttttttcaacAGATCACAGTATTTTCCATTTATAAATCAAAGATGTTCTATTTTCATGTAATGTATCTTACTGCTCTCATTATTACTCTATAAAGAAAATGCAGAcaactttgcaaaaaaaaaaatcttcagctgTATTAATACTTATGACTTAATTCATGAATTTTCTTGAAAACTTACTTGATAACATGTATTGATCCATTATTAGAAGCTGAGGCAAGACTCTGGTGAGTAATACAAGGAGCAATTGAGGTAATAACTCCACCCTGCCTGTTATATGTTGCCTTTGACCTGTTAAAAAGTGAATTAATGCTGAATTTCATACAGTGAATAAGCTCATAAATAagcaatttattatcatttctgtaatcTAAACAAAGCAAATAAGTGTGAGAGTCCACAAATCATACCTATTAATGGGAAACTTCCTCTCAATGCGATTACAATCCCAAACTTTAACAGTCCCATCATTAGAGCAGCTGACATATATTGATGTGTCTCCCACAGGAACAAGTCTGCAAAAGgtagaaggaataagaaggaataactatatatacacatgtcaaaTTGTTCATATATGGCCAAGAGTTTATTGTCAATAAATGcttataaaaaagacaaataaaaatgaaaaatcattACACATAAACCCACCTGTTTACTGCTCCCCGATGCTCATGCAAGTGTGCAACCAAGTGTCCTCTTGGTCGCCATCCAGGAGGAGGCAAACGTGTATCCCAAGCAAGGGTGTCCAATGCACGCTTCTTCTTGACACACACAAGGTGTTCCTCCCGTTTGGTTGCAATGAGGCTCTCTAGCTCTGACTTGCAGCTGGATACACATTCTGTGCAGAGTTTATTTTGTGATGAGATGTATTATAAGGCGATATGTTTATTACTGATCTTTCAATGTTTTACTTTAATTATCCTTTTCCCTTATTTAGTTGCTAAGCTCATTAGTACTGAGCACTGAAGAGTATAaactgatactttttttttttttttacaggcatTTTCTTAGTTTCATCCAACTTTCAaacaaaatgacaagaaaaactcgcccactgctctctctttctatatccctACTTTAGTAATCCTCTCCTTTCATCACAGCACCAAACATGCCTCATATACTTACTGATAatgcccttttctcctccatctgaTGGTGGCAGTTTAGCAGCTGGAGCAGAGGAGGTATGGGCACTTGGGTCTGGTTCCGTGGGTGATACTGACCTGTGGAAGATGTTAAGGTTTAGAGAACTTCTAATTCATAAACTGTATGATCACAATAGAAAAAGTGGCTTGTTATGATAAGAACAGGAATCTTTTGTGCATCATATCAAATAAAAAGAtgtttgatgatggtaatgataatggtgatgttgaggaGGGCTAGAAGATAAGCTTGacatgataataaaggtgatggtgatgataatggcaatagtaaagaTGAAGACACGTAAGATGATAAGAAGATCATCTAGTCTAAGACAGAGGAGTAAGAAACATGAAATACGCTACCTGTTGTCAACTGTTCTGTTGGGTGATACCCGATCTTCTGCCATGCCAAACATTGCTTGCCATTCCTCGTTCATAGTCATACTTGGAGACTGAATCATTCCCTTCTGGGATCTGAAATAAAAGTCCAATCAaaatgttattttccttttctttcatgagAATGTATATATTTCCACTGTATGATATCATATTACCAAACAGAAATAGCATAAAACCATCATTTTTTTCAAAGCTACAAGATCATCATACATCATATGCACACAAAAATGATTTATTAATCATGGCAGCAAACTTACAGACTGAGTGTTGAGATATCAACTGAGCCGTCTTCAGGTAGCAGACTGCAGTGATGGGTTGGAGGTTGCTTCTTCAAATCCTCCAAGTTTATCTTCAAAGGAAAACCAAATATGAAAAAGCATCTTTCAGAtgttaaatgtaaaaaaaatccatattcaggaagatgagaaggaggaagaaaaagaggaggaggaggaggaggaagaaggagagaaggaggagaaggagtaaggaagagagcaaggaagagggaacagataaaggaagagaaggaagaggagcaagaaaacagaggaataagaataagaaatagcaaagaaagtcagagggatagagagaggagggggatggatggatggagggaatgggaggaaggcaggtaggagggagggggaggggggaagagggggagagggggaatgagagagagagagagagagagagagagagagagagagagagagagagagagagagagagagagagagagagagagagagagagagagagagagagagagagagagagagagagagagagagagagagagagagagagagagagagagagagagagagagagagagagagagagagagagaaagagagagagaacgtcttACCAATCCAGGGACCTGTTGCTGCTGCAGACTATTTCTTGTTGCCTCTGttgcttttttctgtctctgtagcCTTGTGAGGTGGTCACGCATCAGCAGAAGCTGCTCTACATTCTCTTCGACCAAGCCTCCACCAACCAGTCGACGCAGCAACTGGGTGAATTATCAAGAGTTAATGCTACGTTaaacaaaatgaagaagggaaatgaattcTTTACTCATGGAGTTTGTAAGTACCTCGTTATGAAATTCAGCTGTATGCATatcaaaaataaggaaaagagagtatACAAGAAAGTAGATTTATTTGATTCAAAGTCTTTAACCCCCAATTACCTTTGTTACTGAGCTGGCCATTTCCATCATGTAATAAGAAAAAACTAGTACTAAAATGAACATTTCAAGAAAATTACTAAAGaaaggtgtatgtatataaagctgGAGAAAAATTAGCGTGACCAAATACAGAGaatcaatatatagataatttCAAGATGACCTAGTTAATTCCTTAATTACAACAGATAGTCACAGGGATTCTGAATATATAAActgcataatgaaaataaataacctGCCAATACATCATgtaaaacaatgaaataatataatCTGACATTTAACATGAAATGCTAACATCTTGGCACTGAGCACTGTggctttattattttaatttgatTTACAGATAGAAGGGTTACAAtcacttagtcaccaaggagttacCTGCTAAGTCAGATCTTAAGTTagatcttatcactatcattattaaaaaatcattaacaagaatgatagtaacaataataaaataaactttCAAAGAACAGGGTAAGCAGGTGAGGTCAGGTAGGCCTTGTAACTGACTCTAGAGACTAAGCACTTCTGTATAACATAAAACTGCAGTGGACAAGGCAATTTCCAACAAATTCACATTTCATATACCAGAAAATCTAATCTAAAAGGGTGTATGTACCTCTTCTTTCACACCATCTTAAAAATAACCTTCCAATACAAATTCCTAAATAAATAATACAGAACTTACATTCCTGGTGGGATGGTCAAGGTGCGAGAGTGTAGTTGGAAGCTGAGCTAGAGGAACCTTCTGCTGTTGAGCTTCCTGAAGGAGTGAGAGGACCTGGCCCACGTCAGCACTGCGAACTAAGGCATCGTACACCTCACGAGATATTGGTGGACGCAGGCATGAGAGGATACATACCTTGGAGAGGGAAAATGTCCTTCACTGATTCTtccataataatcaaaataaactgTCATATACTATATCTTATCATTTGTTAAAATGTTCTTGTAATTAGCTCAAATTATaacaaataacacaaaagaaCTGAATGTTGCACAATAAAATTACATGGATTCAGAATGAACACATCTGAACAGCAAATAAACATACTTCTCTGTGCATTTGCAGAAGAGGCCTGACCAAGAATGGCTGGACTCTTGCCACCACTGCTGTCTGTACATCAACCAGAGGCAGCAATCTGGCAACCACACCGACTAATGCCACCACAGCCTTGAGGGATGATTTTATTTGATACAAAATTAATGATCTTTATTTCAATAGTCTTTCTTATTCtactatatctgtttatgtacaaTAATTTACCAAAGAAGAAAATTTCAGGACAATATCCTCTGAATGAAATACTTAAAGTTTGAATTTCAGGGCATCCAATCTTATTCAGGAttcaagaaaagtaaagaaaatcgagagagagagagagaaaaaagttttatTTCAAAATGCTATAAATTTTCAAatctaaaataaaaacatacttgTCTTATCCAGAGGTTTGGGTGGATGAGCAAAGGTGCGGTATGAGCCAAGAGGTCACACTGCAGATAAGTTGGGAAGAGGCCTAGCTCTGTCAGTGCTGTCATGGCCTCAATGGCTGCCACCACCACGGACTCCTCAGCATCACTTAGTCCCTGTTTTGAAAATGGTCTATGAATTTTCAAACCTTCCAACCCATTTTCAGTATACTTCAATAACAGCAGATAAAAATTATCCATATTATCTTTTATAATAGTGTCAATCTCATTCAACCTTTATACACAAATTAAACTAATGACCACTGTCAATCCGCAATGCATTCAACCATCCACAGTAAATTATGGTTATATAAGGACCTGAAGGAGGAGTGGTTTGAGAATGTCTGCGCAATGACATCCGATATACGCAGCAACACCAACAATGCTTGTGAAGAAGGACATGCGCAGGTGGCGGTCATGCTTGTCGTTCAGGAAGGTGATCATGTGGGACAGCAGAACGTCATTTGCTGTGTGGGGGGAGAGTTCCAGAACATTGCATAAACCTTCTAAGACTGTGATTAAGTTGACTGTATTGCTGGTATGAAAGGCAGGTCTTTCCATGATGATGGGGGATATCAAATTGTTATGGTGACTGTGCTTGGCATATCCAACCTTATGCACTAACATATGAAAGTGGTtgaatgtaaattatatatatgaataaactgtGCTTGTTTACAATGCTATGAAGACCTATTGTATGAAAATATGATAGTTATCATAGTAAATAACACAAGATATTTATACCAACATTATACAAGTACCAAATTCAGCTCTACAGTGATCCTTATTCAAGATAGTTATgaacattttatttatcattataaaaacataaacaacttTTCAGACCCTATCATTAAACTgaattcacaaaaaatatatttgcatacaaaaTACTGTAGCATGAATGACAAAAAGATAAACTAAAAACTGGGAACTTCTTACCTTTCTGCTttccaaaaaacacacacaatttgGTAACTGTTTTCTCCATCAATGTCCGCTTCACCACATTAGAGGGGTCAGAGAACATGGTTGCTACTTTCTGTTGAATAACTTCTTGCAAAGTTGCCAATTCTGTTTCATAACTGTAGGATGTCATCATGCCTTGGAGTTGGCTGTACTCAAGAAATCTAGAAAAAGATGCAGTTTGTTAAGCTTTGTTATAGTAAAGCACTTATTAAACTTGCAAAAATAATGGTTTCCATTGTTAATACCTACCTTAATGCAGTCTCAGCAATGGTGGCTATATTTTCTGCATAGGCTTGTCTCACAATTACAGCCTCATCTTGTGTAATCTGAAACAAATATCCAATATGATAATCAAATGAAAACTCAAGAATGTAAAAGTGTACATTCTAAACACAGGCACAACGATCATAAACAGTCATAAATGAATAACTATAAGATACATCTTTTACTGATAACCATGCATTGAATTGTAAAAATCCTGAAAAATACAGTTATATCAAAAATTCAACATTGAAAATTCTCTTcaactaaaaaataaacaaataaacaaacaaaaatcatttCAAATCTTTGAAAGAACATTATATttactaaataaaagaaaaggtaaaaaaaaaacagcgctgCATTGGCTAAAAACATACTACTTCATTAAGAAAATAACACAACACACTATTCAAAATGAAAAATCTTTAGACCTAAGGACAGccatgaaaggaaaaaataaaagtgcAAAAAATCAAGAACATGCTACATGAGAAGGGAGAAAGTTTGTCACTTCTTGATACACTTACATCAGCCAGGTTTGGCAGGATGTATTCGGGGAATATGTTGACATCTGATCGCGGGACTGATGAGACAAGGGTGAGGCAGTGTGTGACAGTGTGGAGAGCGAAAACACGCACTCTAGGCTCACTATCATGAAGAAGATGAAACTGGAAGGGTAAATTCCATAGATGAAGTGATTCTATGTACAGGTAAATCCATGAAATTTAGAAAAATGAATCAATAAGATTTCAGAAATCAATGGAATTGAATTTAGGAAAATTGAAGAAATTTTTGAATTCATTTGAAATCTAATAAAATCTGAAACTgatacaataatataaaaatgaatatttgaGAGGAGGCTTAATCTATGAAACTATTCTTAGGAATAATCATAAATAAGCAAATATCAGGCATATATAATtccattataaaacaataatcatcacTCCAAGCACATTAGTACCAAATTTCTTTACTACTTACAGTATATGGCAAAATACGATCTAGAATGATTTCATCAGGAACATAATGTGACACTTTCCCTAGTAACTCCAGGGCATCTAACTTGGAAGATATAAAATGAAGGGccctgataaaagaagaaaaataatcaatattCGATGCAGGCATCAAAACAAAttctttatcaatcttttttCATCCATAATTTCTGTCAGTCTAAAAATATGTCTTAGTGCCCTTCTAGTAGATGGCCTGCATATGAATTTCTCGGATTTGTACAAAAGCTCATataatatcttaaaaaaaagcaACATCATCCTTTTGACCCCACAAATTTCAAATGAAATAATGCAATACATCACCAGAACATCTTTATTCTAATCAAGTCCTTGCTTCAAGCATGTCATAAAACATGAAAATGTCTTTACCTGATTGATGAGGTAATAAGTGATGCTATGATGATGAGAGCTTCACATTTCCTTTCTggtttctccttgtctttcttctctgagTCATCTTCTTTGTCCACTTccttatcattctcatcttcagCTCCTAAGGCTATCAAGATATCACTCATACTATTCTTTATTCTGtaaaaataacatatacaaaaaataaaaaaaataataacctacagaaaaaaagatacatataagaTGCACGGATGTATCTATTTAAGCACAAGAACTACAGATGATAAGGTCAGTGATAAACAGAAACATTAATCTAAAAagtgaaaacagagaagaaaagaactgaAAAATATCTGAAATCAAATTTCCAAACTCACTGCTTGATTCTGTCATCATCAGGCATTATGGGAGTGACGGCAAACTGCTTGAGGAAGGGCCAGAGGAATGTGTAGAAGTGCTGTGGGAATGTCGTCCCTCGCTCCTGCTCCAGGTACTCTGCGACACTGTGTCTGCTCTCGGGATCTTTCTGGATCATGTGCTCCACCAACGACTGTTCAATGGAAGGAAAGTAATAAGTAAGAAAATTGCATACCTAtttttaaatatctatttattgattatattgtattgtgaaacgtatccatgttgacaaatgtagaaaaggtatgaatgagactggatgtcttcacaatacaagagatgtatttgaccggtttcgattacgtcttcatcagaaatacatgatgaagacgtaatcgaaaccggtcaaatacatctcttgtattgtgaagatatccagtctcattcataccttttctacatattgtATTGTGTTATATAATATCAATTCAcctttcataatcattaaaatattctAAAATATCTCTTATGTATCAGTAGTCTCATTGCTAGTTTCACAAAACATCAAATACATTGGTTAAAAGATGCTTAGCTTGTCCCTCGAACTTCTATGAAAAGTCAAATTCGTATATCCTTCATGCTTACATCAGTCTTAAAAAAATACtggaggaaaaaacaagaaaaaagaaagaatgaaaagtgtTAAAACAAAACATGTATAACTGGATCATATATATTACCCTAACTCTAGGATCATCAATCTTATCCAGGACTTTGGTGGGATAATAGTCTCCCACACGGTATGCCAGGAGCTGTGTTAAATCAAAGGGTGCACAGCCTTCGGTGAAGAGCTCTGCCAGACAACATCTGAAACATAATCATTAATTTAATAAACAATGCAGATTCAAAATGTAAGTATATGACAGAAAATATAAGAAGACTTTATGTACTtgcagtaatagtgatagtgatagtaataacaacagtatcaatACAAAGAAGATAAACAATTGCATCAGTGCAAAATATTCCCAGGATATACATTCCAAAAAAACACCTGCACATCTGCGAGATGGGGCTGGCACACCTTCAACACTTAGGAAAAGGCTAATAAATACTCATGTATAATCTGCCATGATTGTAGACCCCCTGGCAATATATCCCCACAGAGAAAACCAGCCTCAACCTTATTTTGCAAGAATATGGAGGTTGGCTACTGTTTGCCTGAGTATGAAGCACCACTATCATCACAAAGCATGTGTTTCAAGTGGAATAGGATAGAATATAGCAAAAATAACTGAAAACCATAAAGGGTACCTTCTAAACATTTACTAGCACATCATTTGGATGTAGTATTCTGATATCCAGATAACTTCAGCAAAAAGTTTCTTACCCAACCGAAAATACATCCATCGCAGGTGTGAGAGTTCCTGTATCCTTTACCGGCATTAGAAGCAACTGCTGTGCATCCCTTTGTACAGTCTTAATAAACCTGAGGAAATATTTCAGATTTTTGGGTAGTAATTAATAAGAGTAAATTTACAtttcaaatacatataaacagaaaacataaataaatacatgaattaaCGCAAACATACATTGACAAATTTATACATCTAccactgactgactcactcttTACAAGGAAGCATTTCAAAAAGCTTGAGCAACTTTCTAAAATAGCAATTTTTCTAAATATGAATATTTCTAGCCACTGACAATAATATCATATGAACCAAATTCAAAATCAAGCTGACTGTACAAAAAGGTAAGATTTCTTTGAACACATCTTTTACTATAAAACCTGAACACAAATATAACTAAAATGTTCTCTAGAAAATAAATCCTCCAAAACAACACAAACCTCTCAGGTGCAATATAACAAATTCTTCTGCGGGAAGTATCAAAGAAGTAGGTGTAATTTGCTGGGTCGTCCTCAGGGAGCAAAGTGGGCTTCACTGTCGCAAAATCAGCGAGCAAGAGCCAATTCCATGAGGACACCATGACATTCTCTAGCTTAATGTCTCCATGGCACACCTGGATGCATCAAATATCTATAAATCTTAAATGCATTTACTGCTTTCTTCCATCTTCAAAAATCAAAGCAAATATAGATActgataatataatttttttatactgGTAAGACCCCCATCAGTTCCTGTACTTACTCCTTGCTGATGGACTTGGTTCAGTGCACACAAGAGCTGGAATGCTAGCCATTTCTTCTCTATCGGAGTCAGGAAAGGACGTGTTGATATTCTGTCATAGAGGTTACTCTTCACATACTGTC encodes the following:
- the Vps15 gene encoding phosphoinositide 3-kinase regulatory subunit 4 → MGNQLAGIAPSQIFPVETYLSDLPDVTYETSLGSTRFFKVATCQTWEGSVVVKVFVIHDTSLQLNKYKKMVEEVSTKLITAANCLQFHYVRVTEKAAFMIRQYVKSNLYDRISTRPFLTPIEKKWLAFQLLCALNQVHQQGVCHGDIKLENVMVSSWNWLLLADFATVKPTLLPEDDPANYTYFFDTSRRRICYIAPERFIKTVQRDAQQLLLMPVKDTGTLTPAMDVFSVGCCLAELFTEGCAPFDLTQLLAYRVGDYYPTKVLDKIDDPRVRSLVEHMIQKDPESRHSVAEYLEQERGTTFPQHFYTFLWPFLKQFAVTPIMPDDDRIKQIKNSMSDILIALGAEDENDKEVDKEDDSEKKDKEKPERKCEALIIIASLITSSIRALHFISSKLDALELLGKVSHYVPDEIILDRILPYTFHLLHDSEPRVRVFALHTVTHCLTLVSSVPRSDVNIFPEYILPNLADITQDEAVIVRQAYAENIATIAETALRFLEYSQLQGMMTSYSYETELATLQEVIQQKVATMFSDPSNVVKRTLMEKTVTKLCVFFGKQKANDVLLSHMITFLNDKHDRHLRMSFFTSIVGVAAYIGCHCADILKPLLLQGLSDAEESVVVAAIEAMTALTELGLFPTYLQCDLLAHTAPLLIHPNLWIRQAVVALVGVVARLLPLVDVQTAVVARVQPFLVRPLLQMHREVCILSCLRPPISREVYDALVRSADVGQVLSLLQEAQQQKVPLAQLPTTLSHLDHPTRNLLRRLVGGGLVEENVEQLLLMRDHLTRLQRQKKATEATRNSLQQQQVPGLINLEDLKKQPPTHHCSLLPEDGSVDISTLSLSQKGMIQSPSMTMNEEWQAMFGMAEDRVSPNRTVDNRSVSPTEPDPSAHTSSAPAAKLPPSDGGEKGIIKCVSSCKSELESLIATKREEHLVCVKKKRALDTLAWDTRLPPPGWRPRGHLVAHLHEHRGAVNRLVPVGDTSIYVSCSNDGTVKVWDCNRIERKFPINRSKATYNRQGGVITSIAPCITHQSLASASNNGSIHVIKLDKMSLVSSRQLNTEEDGYVVDMNYFDTGCQSVLTYATVYGSIVGWDLRAPGTAWKLENGPRKGVITSYALEGTQSWLAVGTSSGHHVCWDLRFMLPISTITHPRGAGVRRVSMHPKEGSWVVSAVNGNNEISMWDMETQSRHMTLWASPKPPLSMTQLCNNSVCGMYVSQGDRGPYVLAGGTDGRLRYWDLCEPESSYIVCYAANDAYQQWPISYSSRVVDGTEVIVETPNKPRTAPSSSDDTPKRGPDQPPPGHKDIITDVIVMNEPQRLVISSGRDGTIKMWK